The Gemmatimonadota bacterium genome contains a region encoding:
- a CDS encoding ATP-binding protein encodes MTTVITVPPSLDDQTLETVLDQLAPLPADQKVLVDARHTRWASPYGLTALLTIAQSRAERASFAGPETEETASYWQRAGFYEHAERVFEMHGHVPRPRGHAGESQVLLEITPVAKSDDVHEVVEKIQSKAQTILVNELHLDPMATMRFAMTLSEVCQNIVEHAQTTGWVAVQTYRYRQRLGRRVVVIAVCDGGIGFRRSLESAQGRKLSDRWDDGMALEDAMLRGVSRFRDPGRGQGLAGVRRYVGKWDGKLAIRSGTARIALIPSWDEDIALREGLAPFPGSQVQITIPERVAKG; translated from the coding sequence GTGACAACGGTCATCACCGTTCCACCATCCCTCGACGACCAGACCCTTGAAACGGTGCTGGACCAGCTGGCGCCGCTTCCCGCGGACCAGAAGGTGCTCGTGGATGCGCGTCACACGCGATGGGCATCGCCGTATGGACTGACGGCCTTGCTCACCATCGCGCAGTCGCGCGCGGAGCGGGCCTCGTTCGCTGGGCCCGAGACCGAGGAGACGGCGAGCTACTGGCAACGGGCCGGCTTCTATGAACACGCCGAGCGCGTCTTCGAGATGCACGGCCACGTCCCGCGGCCACGCGGCCACGCCGGGGAGTCGCAGGTACTGCTCGAGATCACGCCGGTCGCGAAGAGCGATGACGTGCACGAAGTGGTGGAAAAGATCCAGTCGAAGGCGCAGACGATCCTCGTCAACGAGTTGCACCTGGACCCGATGGCGACGATGCGGTTTGCCATGACGCTTTCTGAAGTTTGCCAGAACATCGTCGAGCACGCCCAGACGACCGGGTGGGTGGCGGTGCAGACCTATCGGTACCGCCAGCGGTTGGGGCGACGGGTCGTGGTGATCGCCGTCTGCGACGGCGGAATCGGGTTTCGGCGCTCGCTGGAGTCAGCGCAGGGCCGCAAGCTCAGCGACCGTTGGGACGACGGGATGGCACTCGAAGACGCGATGTTGCGTGGCGTCAGTCGCTTTCGGGACCCGGGCCGCGGCCAGGGACTCGCCGGCGTCCGACGGTACGTGGGAAAATGGGATGGCAAGCTGGCCATCCGCAGCGGCACAGCACGGATTGCGCTCATCCCATCGTGGGACGAGGATATCGCGCTCCGGGAAGGGCTCGCGCCCTTCCCCGGATCTCAGGTGCAAATCACGATTCCGGAACGGGTGGCCAAGGGTTGA
- a CDS encoding peptidoglycan DD-metalloendopeptidase family protein, translating into MTPVRRGVCRLARTLVIAALLPGAANAQTAEQRLRQQQNELEAIRKERADLQKRLGELQGKAHDLSEEATNLRRQADATARLVRQLDVQLVEINRDVQASEETLQRAEQEVSRKRGSLKQRLMDIYKRGPMYTTEALLSARSFGELVGRYKYLHELTLNDKAAVKNVERLYEEIDAQRTLLVRLQTEIERNRGEKAQEETRLRSMQGQRQRSLQEVQQTEQQVRERLARIQRDEQRLGQLLASMEDTRRRNEARPNAPAPSASTLKTTDLGRLDWPVDGDILYSFGRVINPNNTAVRWNGVGIGAPSGTAVRSVAAGTVTYVQPIGTYGLTIIVQHGGGDYSVYGSLSRADVRVDQQVTKGQVIGGVGAADPDMPPHLHFEIRPKGRATDPLGWLRRQ; encoded by the coding sequence ATGACGCCGGTACGGCGCGGCGTGTGCCGCCTGGCGCGTACGCTGGTCATCGCCGCCCTCCTCCCGGGGGCGGCGAACGCCCAAACGGCGGAGCAGCGTCTGCGCCAGCAGCAGAATGAGCTGGAGGCCATCCGCAAGGAACGCGCAGACCTGCAGAAGCGACTCGGTGAACTCCAGGGGAAGGCCCACGACCTCAGTGAGGAAGCGACCAACCTCCGACGCCAGGCCGACGCGACCGCACGGCTCGTGCGGCAGCTCGACGTCCAGCTCGTCGAGATCAATCGCGATGTGCAGGCCTCTGAAGAAACGCTGCAACGGGCCGAGCAGGAGGTCAGCCGCAAGCGTGGCTCGCTCAAGCAGCGATTGATGGACATCTACAAGCGCGGCCCGATGTACACCACGGAGGCGCTGCTCTCGGCGCGGTCGTTCGGCGAGCTCGTGGGCCGATACAAGTACCTGCATGAGCTCACCCTCAACGACAAGGCGGCGGTCAAGAACGTCGAACGCCTCTACGAGGAAATCGACGCGCAGCGCACCCTGTTAGTGCGGCTCCAGACCGAGATCGAGAGGAACCGCGGGGAGAAGGCGCAAGAAGAGACCCGACTGCGCTCCATGCAGGGGCAGCGACAGCGTTCCCTGCAGGAGGTGCAGCAGACCGAGCAGCAGGTACGCGAACGTCTCGCGCGCATCCAGCGCGATGAGCAGCGCCTGGGCCAGCTGTTGGCGAGCATGGAGGACACGCGACGGCGCAACGAGGCACGACCCAATGCCCCTGCCCCATCGGCGAGCACACTCAAGACCACCGACCTCGGGCGGCTGGACTGGCCGGTCGACGGCGACATTCTCTACTCGTTCGGTCGGGTGATCAACCCGAACAACACGGCGGTCCGCTGGAACGGGGTGGGAATTGGTGCGCCCTCAGGGACCGCGGTGCGTTCTGTGGCCGCTGGAACGGTCACGTACGTGCAGCCCATCGGGACGTACGGGCTCACCATCATCGTCCAACACGGGGGCGGTGACTACTCTGTCTATGGCTCGTTGAGTCGTGCGGATGTGCGCGTGGACCAGCAAGTGACGAAGGGCCAGGTGATCGGCGGAGTCGGTGCCGCCGACCCGGACATGCCCCCGCACCTGCATTTCGAGATTCGTCCGAAGGGGCGCGCGACGGATCCGCTAGGTTGGCTGCGACGGCAGTAA
- the ftsE gene encoding cell division ATP-binding protein FtsE: MIRFSHVHKEYPRTGVALNDVSFAVNRGEFVFLTGPSGAGKSSILKLIYMDELPTKGDVMVSGTHSTGVKRKAISLLRRKLGVVFQDFRLLEDRSIEANVAFALEVIGTPRDKIRPKVARLLTQVGLASKATNVPRELSGGEQQRVAIARALVNDPFVLVADEPTGNLDDRATRGVFQLLREINAAGTAVVMATHNLELVKRENLRVLEINRGQVVYDTNDDKGRAPELTP, from the coding sequence GTGATTCGTTTCTCGCACGTTCACAAGGAATACCCCCGCACGGGCGTCGCCCTCAACGACGTCTCGTTTGCCGTCAACCGTGGCGAGTTTGTCTTCCTCACGGGACCGAGTGGTGCCGGGAAGAGCTCGATCCTCAAGCTCATCTACATGGACGAGCTGCCGACCAAGGGAGACGTCATGGTCAGCGGCACGCACTCCACCGGGGTGAAGCGCAAGGCGATTTCGCTGCTACGCCGCAAGCTGGGCGTAGTGTTCCAGGACTTCCGGCTCCTCGAGGACCGGAGTATTGAGGCCAACGTCGCGTTTGCGCTGGAAGTGATCGGTACTCCGCGCGACAAGATCCGGCCCAAGGTCGCCCGGCTGCTCACGCAGGTGGGGCTGGCGTCCAAGGCGACGAACGTGCCGCGGGAGCTGAGTGGTGGCGAACAGCAACGCGTCGCGATCGCACGCGCCCTCGTGAACGACCCGTTCGTGCTCGTCGCGGACGAACCGACGGGGAACCTCGACGACCGCGCCACGCGTGGCGTCTTCCAGCTGCTGCGGGAGATCAATGCCGCCGGGACAGCGGTGGTGATGGCCACCCACAACCTGGAGCTCGTGAAACGCGAGAACCTCCGCGTGCTCGAGATCAACCGCGGCCAGGTGGTCTACGATACGAACGACGACAAGGGCCGCGCCCCGGAGCTCACCCCATGA
- a CDS encoding glycosyltransferase family 9 protein has translation MRATPSLVIQTSFLGDVVLTTPLVRRLAQRGPVTVVTTPGAAALLQGHPDVARLVVYDKRGADAGIGGFVRMANALSTHAGDAVAYLAQGSHRTGALARAAGYHHRVGLATSTGRIWYTTALSTPEGMHHAERLWRLAGDMPPTADDLRPHLMPAGTDLAAAESLLQSQGALHEPLVALAPGSIWGTKRWPHYAELAGALRGLRPVVIGSRDDAALAAEVVAAAPHAIDATGRLPLLASAALIGRCRAVVTNDSLPLHLATATDTPTVAIFGPTSPSFGFGPLATRHVVVEHRTLTCRPCHRHGPPTCPLGHFRCMTEVTVPQVVDALARVTA, from the coding sequence ATGCGCGCCACCCCGTCCCTGGTGATTCAGACGTCGTTCCTCGGCGACGTGGTGCTAACGACCCCGTTGGTGCGGCGCCTGGCCCAACGGGGACCGGTCACCGTGGTGACCACCCCCGGCGCCGCCGCCCTGCTCCAGGGGCATCCCGATGTGGCGCGCCTGGTGGTGTACGACAAGCGCGGCGCCGATGCCGGCATTGGCGGGTTTGTTCGGATGGCGAACGCGCTGTCCACGCATGCCGGGGACGCCGTCGCCTACCTCGCCCAGGGCTCGCACCGGACCGGCGCCCTGGCCCGCGCCGCTGGCTACCACCATCGCGTGGGCCTGGCCACGTCGACCGGGCGCATCTGGTACACGACAGCCCTCAGCACGCCTGAGGGCATGCACCACGCCGAGCGGCTCTGGCGGCTCGCGGGAGACATGCCCCCGACGGCCGATGACCTGCGGCCGCACCTCATGCCTGCCGGGACCGACCTCGCGGCGGCTGAATCCTTGCTGCAATCGCAGGGCGCGTTGCACGAACCGCTGGTGGCCCTCGCCCCGGGCAGCATCTGGGGAACCAAGCGCTGGCCCCACTACGCCGAACTGGCCGGCGCACTGCGTGGGCTGCGTCCCGTGGTGATCGGGTCGCGCGATGACGCGGCCCTCGCCGCCGAGGTGGTGGCGGCAGCCCCGCACGCCATCGATGCCACGGGACGGCTCCCCCTGCTGGCGTCGGCCGCCCTCATCGGTCGCTGTCGCGCGGTTGTCACCAACGATTCACTGCCGCTCCACCTGGCCACGGCCACGGACACACCAACGGTGGCGATCTTCGGGCCGACGTCACCAAGCTTCGGCTTTGGCCCGCTCGCGACACGCCACGTCGTCGTGGAGCACCGCACGCTCACCTGCCGACCGTGTCACCGACACGGGCCACCGACCTGTCCGTTGGGCCACTTTCGTTGCATGACCGAAGTGACGGTGCCCCAGGTCGTGGACGCGCTCGCCCGGGTGACGGCGTGA
- a CDS encoding ABC transporter permease, producing the protein MSLALREAMIGFRRAPMLSVLSITTIAFSLFAFGLFSLVAINLRSALEQVESRVEIRGFLEEGVSAEAVADAMQVIGSYPEVARVEYVSPEQALDRAREELREFRDVFEAGFLPGSLDIQLREGSRDPVKVAEVAQRLRGFNFVNDVRFGAEWIQKLYTIRNIATAAGIILGLAFAAVAVIIISATIRMAVMARAREISIMRLVGATDGFIRRPFLIEGFIKGVLGGALALALTWIASLVISKYFIQTEFFAPGLAMLGLLGGAVIGVAGSAISVGRQIRHVS; encoded by the coding sequence ATGAGCCTCGCGCTCCGAGAAGCGATGATCGGGTTCCGGCGGGCCCCGATGCTCTCCGTCCTGTCCATCACGACGATCGCCTTTTCCCTGTTTGCCTTTGGGCTCTTTTCGCTGGTGGCGATCAACTTGCGAAGTGCGCTCGAGCAAGTGGAGTCACGCGTTGAGATCCGTGGATTCCTGGAGGAAGGGGTCAGTGCCGAAGCGGTGGCCGACGCCATGCAGGTCATCGGCTCATACCCGGAAGTGGCGCGGGTGGAGTACGTGAGCCCGGAGCAGGCCCTCGACCGGGCGCGCGAAGAGCTCAGGGAATTCCGGGACGTCTTCGAAGCCGGGTTCCTGCCGGGTTCGCTGGACATTCAGCTGCGTGAGGGATCCCGGGACCCGGTGAAGGTGGCTGAGGTGGCGCAACGCCTTCGCGGGTTCAACTTCGTGAACGACGTGCGCTTTGGCGCCGAATGGATCCAGAAGCTCTACACGATCCGCAACATCGCGACGGCCGCCGGGATCATCCTCGGGCTGGCCTTTGCCGCCGTCGCGGTGATCATCATCAGTGCGACGATTCGCATGGCCGTGATGGCCCGCGCCCGCGAGATCTCCATCATGCGACTAGTGGGAGCGACCGACGGCTTCATCCGTCGCCCATTCCTCATCGAGGGATTCATCAAGGGGGTCCTGGGTGGTGCCTTGGCGCTCGCCCTCACATGGATCGCGAGCCTGGTCATCAGCAAGTACTTCATCCAGACCGAGTTCTTCGCCCCAGGCCTCGCGATGCTTGGCCTCCTGGGCGGCGCGGTGATTGGCGTGGCCGGGAGCGCGATCTCCGTCGGACGACAGATCCGGCACGTGTCATGA
- a CDS encoding peptidase dimerization domain-containing protein, protein MRTQILTLCLLPLALVAQETPTQRAAAADVVRRMAELHKTVDAAALATRLTSRASPSRDAVIARAKALWDTELQAMSDDITKHPEIGFKETRSVKILADYLTAHDFTVEMGVAGLSTAFVARYNKGTPGPNLGVILEYDALRGTVRDYHGDQHSAQGPVGMAAAIAVAEFLTKTRTPGTVTVIGTPAEEMMPPPSKTLMHEKGVFTGVDVFVRSHSSVNTQRPAPGFGTCCLNIDGVRYVFTGAPAHQMMSWEGRDALSAVVRFFNNVDGLRKSIRPEARIQGIIPEGGKAPNVVPDRAVADFYIRYPDEVYLAQIRELIDNAARGAALATGTKVTIEPYGSMRDGISVGALNEVAFAYLKKFGSTQVVAEPQKPQGWEETGSVSRDIPGVGFSAFSSSGGFHTYEMETDALNEIGHTGFRFDAMGMAALLHDFATDAEFRSRVKQEFAGTKSLFADYVEALRKAYPVPVVP, encoded by the coding sequence ATGCGAACACAGATCCTGACCCTCTGCCTCCTGCCGCTGGCCCTCGTCGCGCAAGAGACACCGACCCAACGCGCCGCTGCCGCCGATGTCGTGCGACGCATGGCGGAGTTGCACAAGACGGTTGACGCCGCGGCGCTCGCCACCCGCCTGACGAGTCGCGCCAGCCCGTCTCGCGATGCCGTCATCGCCCGTGCGAAGGCGCTCTGGGACACCGAGCTGCAGGCGATGAGCGACGACATCACCAAGCATCCCGAGATCGGCTTCAAGGAAACGCGGTCGGTGAAAATCCTGGCCGACTACCTGACCGCACATGACTTCACGGTGGAGATGGGGGTGGCCGGGCTCAGCACGGCCTTTGTCGCCCGGTACAACAAGGGGACCCCCGGCCCGAACCTCGGCGTGATCCTCGAGTACGATGCGCTGCGTGGGACGGTGCGGGACTACCACGGCGACCAGCACAGCGCCCAGGGGCCCGTGGGGATGGCCGCCGCCATCGCGGTCGCGGAGTTCCTGACGAAGACCCGGACGCCTGGCACGGTGACGGTGATTGGGACCCCCGCCGAAGAGATGATGCCCCCGCCGTCCAAGACCCTGATGCATGAGAAGGGGGTCTTTACCGGGGTCGACGTGTTCGTGCGGTCCCACTCGTCCGTGAACACCCAGCGGCCGGCCCCGGGGTTCGGGACGTGTTGCCTCAACATCGATGGGGTCCGCTATGTGTTCACCGGTGCGCCGGCGCACCAGATGATGTCGTGGGAGGGCCGCGATGCGCTGTCCGCGGTGGTGCGATTCTTCAACAACGTGGACGGACTGCGCAAGAGCATCCGTCCCGAGGCGCGGATCCAGGGGATCATCCCTGAGGGAGGCAAGGCGCCTAACGTCGTTCCGGATCGCGCCGTGGCGGACTTCTACATCCGCTACCCCGACGAAGTGTACCTCGCCCAGATCCGCGAGTTGATCGACAACGCCGCGCGCGGCGCCGCACTCGCGACCGGGACCAAGGTCACCATCGAGCCATACGGCAGCATGCGCGACGGGATCTCGGTGGGCGCGCTGAACGAGGTGGCGTTTGCGTACCTGAAAAAGTTCGGCTCCACGCAGGTCGTGGCGGAACCGCAGAAACCGCAGGGCTGGGAGGAAACCGGCTCGGTATCACGGGACATCCCTGGGGTCGGGTTCAGCGCGTTTTCGTCGTCGGGCGGTTTTCATACCTACGAGATGGAGACGGACGCCCTCAACGAGATCGGGCACACCGGCTTCCGGTTTGACGCGATGGGGATGGCCGCGTTGCTCCATGACTTTGCCACGGACGCCGAGTTTCGGTCGCGGGTGAAGCAGGAGTTCGCGGGGACGAAGTCGTTATTCGCGGACTACGTCGAGGCGTTGCGAAAGGCGTATCCGGTGCCGGTGGTTCCCTGA
- a CDS encoding deoxyribonuclease IV — protein MPVPPRPLAPLGAHVSVAGGVSTGIARAQAIGATAMQIFTKTSNQWKEPAIEEEERDAFRCALAESPIAFTNAHDSYLINLASPDPVLWVRSLISFTSELRRCEALGLHALVSHPGNFMDDRASGIARNVAAITLALEAVPGRVRLLMELTAGSGTSIGSSFEEMALLLDALPRSLQARVGVCLDTAHVFAAGYDLRDHWDDVWQSFDGTIGLDRLGLLHLNDSKAPLGSRKDRHELIGEGAIGLHAFRRIMADERLTPIPKVIETPKGTDEVTNDRRMLALLREAAGG, from the coding sequence CTGCCTGTGCCCCCACGTCCCCTTGCGCCTCTCGGTGCCCACGTCTCCGTTGCGGGTGGGGTGTCGACCGGCATCGCCCGGGCGCAGGCCATCGGCGCGACGGCCATGCAGATCTTCACCAAGACCTCCAACCAGTGGAAGGAGCCAGCCATCGAGGAGGAGGAGCGCGACGCGTTCCGATGCGCCCTCGCGGAGTCGCCGATCGCGTTCACCAACGCGCACGACTCCTACCTGATCAACCTCGCCTCGCCAGATCCCGTCCTCTGGGTCCGTTCACTGATCAGCTTCACGAGTGAGTTGCGACGATGCGAGGCCCTCGGGTTGCACGCCCTCGTGAGCCACCCGGGGAACTTCATGGACGACCGCGCCAGCGGGATCGCCCGCAACGTCGCGGCGATCACCCTGGCCCTGGAGGCGGTGCCGGGCCGCGTGCGGCTCTTGATGGAACTCACGGCGGGTAGCGGGACATCCATCGGTTCGTCGTTCGAGGAGATGGCACTCCTCCTCGACGCGCTCCCCCGATCGCTGCAAGCGCGAGTTGGCGTCTGCCTGGACACCGCGCACGTCTTTGCCGCCGGCTACGACCTGCGCGATCACTGGGACGATGTGTGGCAGTCGTTCGACGGCACCATTGGCCTCGACCGGCTCGGCCTCCTGCACCTCAACGACTCCAAGGCGCCCCTCGGCTCCCGAAAGGACCGTCACGAGCTGATCGGCGAAGGGGCCATTGGCCTCCACGCCTTTCGCCGCATCATGGCGGACGAGCGCCTGACCCCGATCCCCAAGGTGATTGAAACACCCAAGGGGACGGACGAGGTGACCAACGACCGCCGGATGCTTGCGCTTCTGAGGGAGGCGGCCGGCGGTTAG
- a CDS encoding carbohydrate kinase family protein, which yields MIGSFVWDIIHGRDPGRRPVEEWGGVTYALSGFDAALTSDWQVVPLAKVGRDLWPRACQFLRTLRRVAPDAHPIEVEQPNNRVTLRYLDDERRSEVLTGGVPPWHWLGLKPLLADLDALYVNLLSGFELDLEVMQLIRQHFRGPIYCDLHSLFLAVQPDGLRTWEPIPNVDGWLRCMDLLQVNEEEMRMMADDPMALAARAMNAGVTSLIVTLGARGAVFVNAPHFSRLSDLATRDRAAFVSGPVQTALVHAHAARVKGTDGDPTGCGDVFGATLFSRLLCGDTFSVALHTAHTAAARNVEFHGASGLAHHLRGELIPT from the coding sequence GTGATTGGCTCGTTCGTGTGGGACATCATCCACGGACGAGACCCGGGGCGTCGCCCCGTGGAGGAATGGGGGGGGGTGACCTACGCGCTCTCCGGGTTTGACGCCGCGCTGACTAGTGACTGGCAGGTGGTCCCGCTGGCCAAAGTCGGGCGCGATCTGTGGCCACGCGCGTGCCAGTTCCTGCGCACGTTGCGGCGGGTGGCCCCAGACGCCCACCCGATCGAGGTCGAGCAGCCTAACAACCGGGTGACACTGCGCTACCTGGATGACGAGCGCCGTTCCGAGGTCTTGACCGGCGGCGTGCCACCGTGGCACTGGCTCGGCCTCAAGCCGCTCCTCGCGGACCTCGACGCGCTCTACGTGAACCTCCTGAGCGGCTTCGAGCTGGACCTCGAGGTGATGCAATTGATCCGGCAGCACTTTCGCGGGCCGATCTACTGCGACCTGCATTCGCTGTTCCTCGCCGTGCAGCCCGATGGGTTGCGCACGTGGGAGCCGATCCCCAACGTCGATGGCTGGCTGCGCTGTATGGACCTGCTCCAGGTGAACGAGGAGGAGATGCGGATGATGGCCGACGACCCGATGGCGCTCGCCGCCCGCGCGATGAATGCGGGGGTGACGTCGTTGATCGTCACGCTCGGTGCACGCGGTGCGGTGTTCGTGAATGCGCCACACTTCTCGCGGCTGTCCGACCTCGCGACACGCGATCGTGCCGCCTTTGTGTCGGGGCCAGTGCAAACGGCGCTAGTGCACGCGCACGCGGCGCGTGTCAAGGGGACAGATGGCGACCCCACGGGATGCGGTGATGTGTTTGGTGCCACACTCTTCTCGCGACTGCTCTGTGGTGATACGTTTTCGGTCGCGTTACACACCGCCCACACGGCCGCGGCGCGCAACGTCGAGTTCCATGGAGCCTCCGGGCTTGCGCACCATCTTCGCGGCGAGTTGATCCCCACGTGA
- a CDS encoding ROK family protein produces the protein MTSRKAGKFIVGVDLGGTNIVVGSLSEDGSREYAMRSEPTRSGQGADAVVDRMVRMIDTVIAETIAATGAKRSACLGVGVGAPGPLDREAGVVLTTPNLGWTNFPLRAVIAERVGLQATLDNDANCATLGEWWLGAARGGRNVVGMTIGTGIGGGLILDGRLYHGVSDVAGEIGHTTIDLTGRRCKCGNYGCLEAYASGPSIADRAREAMGDDTSSRLYAMVNGDLSILTAATVYAAAQAGDDTALDVVRETARFLGTGIANLLNIFNPDVVVIAGGVTQAGDSLFEPMRREVRRRAFRAAVEACRIVPGSLPGTAGVVGAVATFRQQALGAV, from the coding sequence ATGACAAGCCGCAAAGCCGGGAAGTTCATCGTGGGTGTCGACCTCGGCGGCACCAACATCGTGGTCGGCTCTTTGAGCGAAGACGGATCGCGGGAGTACGCGATGCGTTCCGAGCCTACCCGGTCGGGTCAGGGGGCAGACGCCGTGGTGGACCGCATGGTGCGGATGATCGACACCGTGATTGCCGAGACAATTGCGGCCACCGGAGCCAAGCGGTCGGCATGCCTCGGCGTGGGGGTGGGCGCCCCGGGCCCGCTCGATCGGGAGGCCGGGGTGGTGCTCACGACGCCGAACCTTGGATGGACCAACTTTCCACTGCGTGCGGTGATCGCCGAGCGGGTTGGACTGCAGGCCACGCTGGACAATGACGCCAATTGCGCGACGCTGGGAGAATGGTGGCTCGGCGCGGCCCGCGGGGGGCGCAACGTGGTTGGCATGACGATCGGGACAGGGATTGGCGGCGGGCTGATCCTGGACGGCCGACTGTACCACGGCGTCTCCGACGTCGCAGGAGAGATCGGGCATACGACCATCGACCTGACGGGCCGACGCTGCAAGTGCGGCAACTATGGGTGCCTGGAGGCGTATGCGTCCGGGCCGTCGATCGCGGATCGAGCGCGCGAGGCCATGGGCGACGACACGTCGTCGCGGCTCTACGCCATGGTGAACGGCGACCTGTCCATTCTCACCGCCGCGACGGTGTATGCCGCCGCCCAGGCAGGGGATGACACGGCGCTCGATGTGGTGCGCGAGACCGCCCGATTCCTCGGCACGGGGATCGCCAACTTGTTGAACATCTTCAACCCCGATGTCGTCGTCATCGCGGGTGGGGTGACGCAGGCCGGGGATTCACTGTTCGAGCCGATGCGACGCGAGGTGCGGCGGCGGGCGTTTCGCGCGGCGGTGGAAGCTTGCCGCATTGTGCCGGGGTCCCTGCCAGGGACGGCCGGCGTGGTGGGCGCGGTGGCGACGTTTCGGCAACAGGCCCTCGGCGCGGTGTGA
- a CDS encoding sulfite exporter TauE/SafE family protein, translated as MLAHGIAGLLLPLAVGVVLGLLGGGGSILALPIFLYVFQVPTKPAVAMSLAVVGMAAFVGFLGHWRQGTVSPRIALPFGGFAMLGAFVTARLAHLVPERVQLGLFMAFALTAAVLMLRDAARTPARDAPVEELRPVFSPLLGAQALGVGMLTSLIGAGGGFVIVPALVILARVPVKVAVGSSLLIITMNALAGFVGYVGTVAIDWPLVSAFTGVAALGALAGTRLVRYVPQRRIKQGFAVLILVLGAMVIARSLGVIG; from the coding sequence CTGCTCGCCCACGGAATCGCCGGGCTCCTCCTTCCCCTTGCCGTTGGCGTGGTGCTGGGACTGCTCGGAGGCGGCGGATCGATCCTGGCGCTCCCGATTTTCCTCTATGTCTTTCAGGTCCCGACCAAACCCGCGGTGGCGATGAGCCTGGCCGTGGTGGGTATGGCGGCCTTCGTCGGCTTTCTGGGTCACTGGCGACAGGGAACCGTCAGTCCCCGCATCGCCCTGCCGTTCGGCGGTTTCGCGATGCTGGGAGCCTTCGTCACTGCACGCCTGGCGCACCTCGTGCCCGAACGCGTGCAGCTCGGACTGTTCATGGCATTCGCGCTGACCGCGGCCGTGTTGATGCTCAGGGACGCCGCCCGCACGCCCGCGCGCGACGCCCCGGTCGAGGAGCTCCGCCCAGTGTTTTCGCCCCTGCTCGGCGCCCAGGCCCTGGGCGTCGGGATGCTGACGTCGCTGATCGGTGCTGGCGGCGGCTTCGTGATTGTGCCGGCGCTCGTGATCCTCGCACGGGTGCCCGTGAAGGTCGCCGTGGGGTCGTCCCTCCTGATCATCACGATGAACGCCCTGGCGGGATTCGTTGGCTACGTTGGGACGGTGGCGATCGATTGGCCCCTCGTCAGCGCGTTTACCGGTGTGGCGGCGCTCGGGGCGCTCGCCGGGACACGTCTTGTTCGGTATGTGCCACAGCGGCGCATCAAGCAGGGGTTCGCCGTGCTCATCCTCGTGCTCGGAGCCATGGTGATCGCTCGCTCTCTCGGCGTGATCGGCTAG
- the rpiB gene encoding ribose 5-phosphate isomerase B, whose amino-acid sequence MATLRRRVLTEKEVRQAAKAGQRSLDPAGAIVTPAARDAASALGVSLEVRLSPVVPSPPSALTGPAAIVVGADHGGVALKDTLVAHLRTAGHEVSDVGTFGTAAVDYPDFAAAVAHAVASGQARFGIMIDGAGIGSCMAANKIPGARAAACHDVTTAANAREHNNANVLTLGAGLLGTRLALDVVDTFLRTPFGGGRHQARVDKVDALDRRR is encoded by the coding sequence ATGGCCACTTTGCGACGGCGTGTGCTCACGGAGAAGGAGGTTCGGCAGGCCGCCAAGGCCGGCCAGAGGTCCCTGGACCCCGCCGGAGCCATCGTGACACCAGCCGCCAGAGACGCGGCGTCCGCCCTGGGCGTCTCGCTCGAGGTGAGGCTATCCCCGGTTGTGCCTTCGCCTCCCTCGGCCCTTACGGGACCCGCCGCTATAGTGGTGGGCGCAGACCACGGAGGTGTTGCACTGAAGGACACCCTTGTTGCGCACCTTCGGACGGCCGGCCATGAGGTGAGCGACGTCGGGACCTTTGGCACGGCGGCCGTCGACTACCCGGACTTCGCGGCGGCGGTCGCGCACGCCGTGGCCTCGGGCCAGGCGCGGTTCGGAATCATGATTGACGGTGCCGGGATCGGTAGCTGCATGGCGGCCAACAAGATTCCTGGCGCCCGCGCGGCGGCCTGCCACGACGTCACCACGGCCGCCAACGCCCGGGAACACAACAACGCCAACGTGCTTACCCTCGGCGCCGGGCTACTGGGCACACGGCTGGCGCTGGACGTTGTTGACACCTTCTTGCGCACCCCCTTCGGCGGGGGGCGCCACCAAGCCCGGGTGGACAAGGTCGACGCCCTCGATCGGCGCCGGTAG